The following proteins are encoded in a genomic region of Arcobacter suis CECT 7833:
- a CDS encoding bifunctional riboflavin kinase/FAD synthetase, whose translation MKKSSSILVNKNTITSIAIGGFDGMHIAHQELFKNLDDTGAIVSIESGYANLTPKRYRQEYSIYPIYYFFLENIRHLEGNEFIKLLKEEFPNLKKIVVGFDFCFGKNRKYCIEKLKELFEGKVIVIDEIKLNNIAVHSRIIRDYIKAGDIKMANKLLGKEYKIYGQQIKGQGLGAKSFVPTINLKVDEFLLPNEGVYITKTILDDKEFNSITFLGHRVTTDGSYAVETHIIDEDIKNSDYTTQIKFYEKLRDNQKFDSFEELKNQILEDINLAKNYFINIY comes from the coding sequence ATGAAGAAGAGCTCTTCTATTTTAGTAAATAAAAATACAATAACTTCTATTGCAATTGGAGGTTTTGATGGAATGCACATAGCCCATCAAGAACTTTTCAAAAACTTAGATGATACTGGTGCAATTGTATCAATAGAATCAGGTTATGCAAATCTAACTCCGAAAAGATACCGACAAGAATATAGCATTTATCCTATTTATTATTTTTTTTTGGAAAATATCAGACATCTTGAAGGTAATGAATTTATAAAACTTCTAAAAGAAGAGTTTCCAAATCTAAAAAAAATAGTTGTTGGTTTTGATTTTTGTTTTGGGAAAAATAGAAAATATTGTATTGAAAAACTAAAAGAACTTTTCGAGGGCAAAGTAATAGTTATTGATGAAATAAAACTAAATAATATTGCTGTTCATTCAAGAATTATAAGAGATTATATAAAAGCTGGTGATATAAAAATGGCAAATAAACTTTTAGGAAAAGAGTATAAAATTTATGGTCAACAAATCAAAGGACAAGGATTAGGAGCAAAAAGTTTTGTTCCAACAATAAACCTAAAAGTTGATGAATTTTTACTTCCAAATGAGGGAGTTTATATCACTAAAACTATTTTAGATGACAAAGAGTTTAATTCCATTACTTTTTTAGGGCATAGAGTTACAACTGATGGAAGTTATGCTGTTGAAACTCATATTATTGATGAAGATATCAAAAATAGCGATTATACAACACAAATAAAATTTTATGAGAAACTAAGAGATAATCAAAAATTTGATAGTTTTGAAGAGTTGAAAAATCAAATTTTAGAAGACATTAATCTTGCAAAAAATTACTTTATTAATATTTATTAA
- a CDS encoding FAD-linked oxidase C-terminal domain-containing protein — MIDKKHLDYITSIVGEENIKSDKAHLIAFCYDATRTRFEPDAVVFPRHEQDISDILKYCNEHRIIIVPRGAGSGFTGGALPASGGIILSLERHMNKLLEIDMENMVGVVQPGLINMQFQKAVEEVGLFYPPDPASEEYSTLGGNVSENAGGMRAAKYGITKDYVMALRAVLPNGDIIVAGKKTIKDVAGYNTAGILIASEGTLAVITEITLKLIPKPKFKQTYMGVFPSVDSAMTAVFKSLAAGANPVAMEFLDALVIKALRQKFPQISLPEHAGGILVGDVDASSEAEIESQLQTLKESFEAFGATDFIIAKDEEEGKKLWFARRNASPATMIYGTKKLNEDISVPRSKLPVALEGIYKIGEKYGFNVPCFGHAGDGNIHVNVMVKDKNNEKEMEDGHKAIEEIFQYVVDLGGTLSGEHGIGTSKAPFMHIAFTEAEMNLFRNIKKAFDPNNILNPFKMGL, encoded by the coding sequence ATGATTGATAAAAAACATTTAGATTATATTACTTCTATTGTTGGTGAAGAAAATATAAAAAGTGATAAAGCACATTTAATCGCTTTTTGTTACGATGCAACAAGAACAAGATTTGAGCCAGATGCAGTTGTTTTTCCAAGACATGAACAAGATATTTCAGATATTTTAAAATATTGTAATGAACATAGAATAATTATTGTGCCAAGAGGTGCTGGTTCAGGATTCACAGGTGGTGCATTACCTGCAAGTGGAGGAATTATTCTTTCGCTAGAGCGACATATGAACAAACTACTTGAAATTGATATGGAAAACATGGTTGGAGTTGTTCAACCAGGACTTATTAATATGCAATTTCAAAAAGCAGTTGAAGAAGTAGGATTATTTTATCCTCCAGATCCAGCAAGTGAAGAATACTCAACACTTGGAGGAAATGTAAGTGAAAATGCAGGTGGAATGAGAGCTGCAAAATATGGAATTACAAAAGATTATGTAATGGCTTTAAGAGCTGTTCTTCCAAATGGTGATATTATAGTTGCAGGGAAAAAAACTATTAAAGACGTAGCTGGTTATAACACAGCAGGAATTTTAATAGCAAGTGAAGGAACATTAGCAGTTATCACTGAAATCACATTAAAATTAATTCCAAAACCAAAATTTAAACAAACATATATGGGTGTTTTTCCAAGCGTTGATAGTGCAATGACAGCTGTATTTAAATCACTTGCAGCTGGAGCAAATCCAGTTGCTATGGAATTTTTAGATGCTTTAGTAATCAAAGCATTAAGACAAAAGTTTCCACAAATATCACTACCTGAACATGCAGGTGGAATTTTAGTTGGAGACGTTGATGCAAGTAGTGAAGCTGAAATAGAATCACAACTTCAAACTTTAAAAGAATCATTTGAAGCATTTGGAGCAACTGATTTTATAATTGCAAAAGACGAAGAAGAAGGTAAAAAACTTTGGTTTGCAAGACGAAATGCAAGCCCAGCAACGATGATTTATGGAACAAAAAAATTAAATGAAGATATTTCTGTTCCAAGAAGTAAATTACCAGTTGCTTTAGAGGGAATTTATAAAATCGGTGAAAAATATGGATTTAATGTTCCTTGTTTTGGTCATGCAGGAGATGGAAATATCCATGTTAATGTTATGGTAAAAGATAAAAACAATGAAAAAGAGATGGAAGATGGACACAAAGCCATTGAAGAAATTTTCCAATACGTTGTTGATTTAGGTGGAACTTTAAGTGGGGAACATGGAATTGGAACATCAAAAGCTCCATTTATGCATATTGCATTCACAGAAGCTGAAATGAACCTATTTAGAAATATAAAAAAAGCATTTGATCCAAATAACATTTTAAATCCATTTAAAATGGGTTTATAA
- a CDS encoding MCP four helix bundle domain-containing protein has product MEISTQDYGYSSSKTTSTKTMESLEDKYGEKFGDYLKEFSEITADGELGMNDYAKYYTQPEKMQAFTEILTAKNEEGSNIIDGGIHEGAENLYPEEIQKQINSLHIKHAETGDVSYLWMAMEVGNQYNAYKNGEDVDSIFVVRKDGSFGSGNSSTINDKDVDAQKFVDKMLEIFTQKLGNSSGDLKDKYQDLVDNYQQMKDQIETNKTNSYKNSSFYA; this is encoded by the coding sequence ATGGAAATTTCAACACAAGATTATGGATATAGTTCATCAAAAACAACAAGCACAAAAACAATGGAAAGTCTGGAAGATAAATATGGTGAAAAATTTGGTGATTATTTAAAAGAATTTTCTGAAATAACAGCAGATGGAGAACTTGGTATGAATGATTATGCAAAATATTATACTCAACCTGAAAAAATGCAAGCATTTACAGAAATTTTAACTGCAAAAAATGAAGAAGGTTCAAATATTATTGATGGTGGAATACATGAGGGTGCAGAAAACTTATATCCTGAAGAAATACAAAAACAAATAAATAGTTTGCATATTAAACACGCAGAAACAGGTGATGTTAGTTATCTTTGGATGGCTATGGAAGTTGGAAATCAATATAACGCATATAAAAATGGTGAAGATGTAGATTCTATTTTTGTAGTAAGAAAAGATGGAAGCTTTGGAAGTGGAAATTCATCTACGATAAATGATAAAGATGTAGATGCTCAAAAATTTGTAGATAAAATGTTAGAAATATTTACACAAAAACTAGGAAATTCAAGTGGAGATTTAAAAGATAAATATCAAGACTTAGTAGATAATTATCAACAAATGAAAGACCAGATAGAGACTAATAAAACAAATTCATATAAAAATAGTTCTTTTTATGCATAA
- a CDS encoding plasminogen-binding N-terminal domain-containing protein, whose protein sequence is MTKIFNKLLLVGVSTCLLSNLAFAQDTTCYKNGVEKPSLIEDITLDGGICNGKFSLNQMKNNGWDVLDIKINSSQNKFNYTYYFTKNTNSNQKANNVLLKTSITEPTTATNKEFSVKPMGLKIGNIENNKSIIPMGNLIIGQTGIVVHIFDNDKRLIVSNAKVISSDLNSSVIEFFEFKDLTQDAIPTSNRVVTTNDILILNYMYNSSLLITPTLDSFQSVRENFKLNNFVHSDIFAAKLKVDHKPYPTKEDIQNFAIEQNLGTIFMVIENKVYIIDSKTFTILESYAINYENAEAIMPFYTRVEEIEESIFNLSFFDFFSGEKNLSYNEYYKRILGIK, encoded by the coding sequence ATGACAAAAATATTTAATAAACTTTTATTAGTAGGTGTTAGTACTTGTTTACTATCAAATTTAGCTTTTGCACAAGATACAACTTGCTATAAAAATGGTGTTGAAAAACCTTCTTTAATTGAAGATATAACTCTTGATGGTGGTATTTGTAATGGTAAGTTTTCTTTAAATCAAATGAAAAATAATGGTTGGGATGTATTAGATATTAAAATCAATTCTTCACAAAATAAATTTAACTATACATACTATTTCACAAAAAATACAAACTCAAATCAAAAAGCTAATAATGTTTTATTAAAAACTTCAATAACAGAACCAACAACAGCAACAAATAAAGAGTTTTCAGTTAAACCAATGGGTTTAAAAATTGGAAATATTGAAAATAACAAAAGTATAATTCCTATGGGAAATTTGATTATTGGACAAACAGGTATAGTTGTTCATATTTTTGATAATGATAAAAGATTAATTGTATCAAATGCAAAAGTTATAAGTTCAGATTTAAATAGTTCAGTTATAGAATTTTTTGAATTTAAAGATTTAACACAAGATGCAATTCCTACATCAAATAGAGTTGTAACTACAAATGATATTTTAATTTTAAATTATATGTATAACTCTTCACTTTTAATAACTCCAACTCTTGATTCTTTTCAAAGTGTAAGAGAAAATTTCAAACTTAATAATTTTGTTCATTCGGATATTTTCGCAGCTAAATTAAAAGTAGATCATAAACCTTATCCAACAAAAGAAGATATTCAAAACTTTGCAATTGAACAAAATCTTGGAACAATTTTTATGGTTATTGAAAATAAAGTTTATATCATTGACTCAAAAACATTTACAATATTAGAAAGTTATGCAATAAATTATGAAAATGCAGAAGCAATAATGCCATTTTATACAAGAGTTGAAGAAATTGAAGAATCAATTTTTAATTTATCATTTTTTGACTTCTTTTCAGGAGAAAAAAATCTAAGTTATAATGAATATTATAAAAGAATTCTAGGAATAAAATAA
- a CDS encoding c-type cytochrome, whose protein sequence is MRKLLLGSAVAVALLTGCGDEKKESTQATETTQEIKKDEIASNVEKGSVEVKENSKVEEAKIEESKETVSTIVEANKENKVISPEKVEGEIKEQLAEESVIDATALYATCGSCHGQKAEKSALGKSQVIAGWDKQRIIDSLNGYKDGSYGGVMKNIMTGQVNTKTEAEIEALADLISKM, encoded by the coding sequence ATGAGAAAACTTTTATTAGGTTCAGCTGTAGCCGTTGCATTATTAACAGGTTGCGGAGATGAGAAAAAAGAATCTACTCAAGCTACTGAAACTACACAAGAAATTAAAAAAGATGAAATTGCATCAAATGTAGAAAAAGGTTCTGTAGAAGTTAAAGAAAATAGTAAAGTTGAAGAAGCAAAAATAGAAGAGTCAAAAGAGACTGTTTCAACTATAGTTGAAGCAAATAAAGAAAACAAAGTTATTTCACCAGAAAAAGTAGAAGGTGAAATTAAAGAACAATTAGCAGAAGAATCTGTAATTGATGCAACAGCATTATATGCAACTTGTGGTTCATGTCATGGTCAAAAAGCAGAAAAATCTGCATTAGGAAAATCACAAGTAATTGCTGGTTGGGATAAACAAAGAATAATTGATTCTTTAAATGGTTATAAAGACGGTAGTTATGGTGGAGTTATGAAAAACATAATGACTGGACAAGTAAATACTAAAACAGAAGCAGAAATTGAAGCATTAGCAGACTTAATTTCAAAAATGTAA
- a CDS encoding DUF4885 family protein, with the protein MTINSNTQSFSSLNGAIKVTQIAQSESSSTIQTKKLTDSVSVNINSNTEPLKEETVIQARNGYVNPELEARIKILNDYYPKIIEENNQFENPYTHIWDKYYNTYSPYYIEGLTKEERNAAHSNEFDFQRWGKDNGSHDFRDPMFRNRDNSSFYDDVDVASRKAFDREKVNGQFKSLLNKYNISIPQDTKLSFTIDPNTLKATVIGTDDETLAKSIEDVINTADNAKQLFLHISSSISDDSSQYNAESSSKYGLVQNIKDVTGYNLKDLEIKDGKFVTEDGTDVFQIYAKKINENPNKSDFVKQMTIASYGERLSELAQNGFDSVPDLVLSIDYQNGSFYDVKQSENFGTEKSGWINELKQARKNEELAHKGEEYESQYLDTTQFTKKYNDIDLTSKKNTIKNDEQHILSKDELMLKYLLGYEKETKNEDINTLAEKLKKMNEKNKIDNNIS; encoded by the coding sequence ATGACTATAAACTCAAATACACAATCATTTAGCTCGTTAAATGGGGCAATAAAAGTAACTCAAATAGCACAATCAGAAAGTAGTTCTACAATTCAAACAAAAAAGTTAACTGATTCAGTTAGTGTAAATATAAATTCAAATACAGAACCATTAAAAGAAGAAACAGTTATTCAAGCTAGAAATGGTTATGTTAATCCTGAACTAGAAGCTAGAATTAAAATTCTAAATGACTATTATCCCAAAATAATTGAAGAAAATAATCAATTTGAAAATCCTTATACCCATATTTGGGATAAATATTACAATACATATTCACCTTATTATATAGAAGGTTTAACAAAAGAAGAAAGAAATGCTGCTCATAGTAATGAATTTGATTTTCAAAGATGGGGGAAAGATAATGGAAGTCATGATTTTCGAGATCCAATGTTTAGAAATCGTGATAATTCATCATTTTATGATGATGTAGATGTTGCAAGTAGAAAAGCCTTCGATAGAGAAAAAGTAAATGGACAATTTAAATCTTTATTAAATAAATATAATATTTCAATTCCTCAAGATACAAAACTTTCTTTTACAATTGATCCAAATACTCTAAAAGCAACTGTTATTGGAACAGATGATGAAACTCTTGCTAAATCTATTGAAGATGTTATAAATACAGCTGATAATGCAAAACAATTATTTTTGCATATTTCTTCAAGTATATCAGATGATTCAAGTCAATATAATGCAGAATCATCTTCAAAATATGGTTTAGTTCAAAATATAAAAGATGTAACAGGTTATAACTTAAAAGATTTAGAAATAAAAGATGGAAAGTTCGTGACAGAAGATGGAACAGATGTATTTCAAATATATGCAAAAAAGATTAATGAGAATCCTAATAAGTCTGATTTTGTAAAACAGATGACTATAGCTAGTTATGGAGAAAGATTATCAGAATTAGCACAAAATGGATTTGATTCAGTGCCAGATTTGGTTTTATCAATAGATTATCAAAATGGTTCATTTTATGATGTAAAACAAAGTGAAAACTTTGGGACTGAAAAAAGTGGTTGGATTAATGAATTAAAACAAGCAAGAAAGAATGAAGAACTTGCCCATAAAGGTGAAGAATATGAATCTCAATATTTGGATACAACCCAGTTTACAAAAAAGTATAATGATATTGATTTAACATCTAAAAAAAATACTATAAAGAATGATGAACAACATATTTTAAGTAAAGATGAGCTTATGTTGAAATATTTACTTGGGTATGAAAAAGAGACAAAAAATGAAGATATTAATACTTTAGCAGAAAAACTAAAAAAAATGAATGAAAAAAATAAAATTGACAATAATATATCTTAA
- a CDS encoding DUF4885 family protein → MTINSNSLQSFTSLNGAIKVTKIDDTNSSSNKSNEAVSVNISTNATSNTTSLLNSLEEKTVIQARNGYVNLEEARQVKILEEHYSKMNEENKKFDYPPAHILDKYFDQSSPYYIQGLTKHEREIAYSAEIHYLKDRKMFAFADALLRNEPPLFGDVDVAEEKAYNREKVNGQFQSLLNKYNISIPKDTKLSFTIDPNTLKVTVTGTDDETLAKSIEDVINTADNAKQLFLHIKSSRSDDSSQYNGASGSKYSLVQTIKDATGYTLKDLEIKDGKFITPDGTDIAQLYAKKINENSKMPNDHKMMIISADTADLKKLAKNGFDSVPDLVLSIDYQNGSFYDVKQSENFGTEKNGWIKELKEARTAELMAYKNEEYQSQYLDTTQFTQKYNDIDLTSKKINIKNDEKEFLTKDELMLKYLLGNDEKSENDDFQEIIEKLQKINEQN, encoded by the coding sequence ATGACTATAAATTCAAATTCACTACAATCATTTACTTCACTAAATGGTGCAATAAAAGTAACTAAAATAGATGATACCAATAGTTCAAGCAATAAATCAAATGAAGCAGTTAGTGTAAATATAAGTACGAATGCTACATCTAATACAACAAGTTTATTAAATTCATTGGAAGAAAAAACTGTTATTCAAGCAAGAAATGGTTATGTTAATCTTGAAGAAGCAAGACAAGTTAAAATCTTAGAAGAACATTATTCAAAAATGAATGAAGAAAATAAAAAATTTGATTATCCTCCTGCCCATATTTTGGATAAATATTTTGATCAAAGTTCTCCTTATTATATTCAAGGTTTAACTAAACACGAAAGAGAAATTGCTTATAGTGCAGAGATACACTATTTAAAAGACAGAAAAATGTTTGCTTTCGCAGATGCACTTTTAAGAAATGAACCACCACTTTTTGGTGATGTGGATGTAGCAGAAGAAAAAGCATATAATAGAGAAAAAGTAAATGGACAATTTCAATCTTTGTTAAATAAATATAATATTTCAATTCCCAAAGATACAAAGCTTTCATTTACAATTGATCCAAATACTCTAAAAGTAACTGTAACTGGAACTGATGATGAAACTCTTGCTAAATCTATTGAAGATGTTATAAATACAGCTGATAATGCTAAACAATTATTTTTACATATTAAATCAAGTCGTTCAGATGATTCAAGTCAATATAATGGTGCATCAGGTTCAAAATATAGTTTAGTTCAAACTATAAAAGATGCGACAGGATATACATTAAAAGATTTAGAGATAAAAGATGGAAAGTTTATAACTCCAGATGGAACAGATATCGCTCAACTCTATGCTAAAAAGATTAATGAAAATTCAAAGATGCCTAATGATCATAAAATGATGATAATTTCAGCTGATACAGCAGATTTAAAAAAACTAGCTAAAAATGGATTTGATTCAGTACCAGATTTAGTATTATCAATAGATTATCAAAATGGTTCATTTTATGATGTAAAACAAAGCGAAAACTTTGGAACTGAAAAAAATGGTTGGATTAAAGAATTAAAAGAAGCAAGAACGGCAGAATTAATGGCTTATAAAAATGAAGAATATCAATCTCAATATTTAGATACAACACAATTTACCCAAAAGTATAATGATATTGATTTAACTTCTAAGAAGATTAATATAAAGAATGATGAAAAAGAGTTTTTAACTAAAGATGAACTTATGTTGAAATACTTGCTTGGAAATGATGAAAAATCAGAAAATGACGATTTTCAAGAAATAATAGAAAAACTTCAGAAAATAAATGAGCAAAATTAA
- a CDS encoding YihY family inner membrane protein, with protein MNSSNGEDNFLRRTIKRVDSFFNDDTTYYAASLSFFTIFSILPIIALLIAIISSFSEFENYLDIFINYIFNLINPTHSSEIIDALKNYVSNSSKLGFIGIIYMLFVFIMFIKDYEYIVNKIHKAKRKSIQFSFIFYSIFMAVLPLIFAFSNIVMSFYESNFFKEILSYTFSWIIFFALFKLTVNKHIDNKAALISSFITLLALSITKNLFIYYVIYNKTYTTIYGSLSTLLFTFFWIYISWIIFLYGVKICHKLNVRSKENTIIH; from the coding sequence ATGAATAGTTCAAATGGTGAAGATAACTTTCTAAGAAGAACTATAAAAAGAGTTGATTCATTTTTTAATGATGACACTACTTATTATGCTGCATCTTTAAGTTTTTTCACTATTTTTTCTATTCTTCCTATAATTGCTTTATTAATAGCGATTATTTCTTCTTTTTCTGAATTTGAAAACTATTTAGATATTTTTATAAACTATATTTTTAATTTAATAAATCCAACACATTCATCTGAAATAATAGACGCTTTAAAAAATTATGTATCAAATTCAAGTAAATTAGGATTTATTGGTATCATTTATATGTTATTTGTATTTATAATGTTTATTAAAGATTACGAATACATTGTAAATAAAATCCATAAAGCAAAAAGAAAATCTATACAATTTTCTTTTATCTTTTATTCAATATTTATGGCTGTTTTACCACTTATTTTTGCTTTTTCAAATATTGTAATGTCTTTTTATGAAAGTAATTTTTTTAAAGAAATACTTTCATATACTTTTTCTTGGATAATATTCTTTGCTTTATTTAAATTAACTGTGAATAAACACATAGATAATAAAGCAGCTTTAATCTCTTCATTTATTACCCTATTAGCTCTCTCAATCACAAAAAACCTATTTATCTATTATGTAATATATAATAAAACATATACAACCATTTATGGCTCTTTATCAACATTATTATTTACTTTTTTTTGGATTTATATTTCTTGGATAATATTTTTGTATGGTGTAAAAATATGTCATAAATTAAATGTAAGAAGTAAAGAGAATACAATAATCCATTAA
- the cmoA gene encoding carboxy-S-adenosyl-L-methionine synthase CmoA, producing MVDKVFKKSITKQFEFDEEVASVFDDMLNRSVPFYKEMQRLSINFACNFLEENDKVYDLGCSTASMLIELSKHCKNNLKLIGIDNSSAMLDNAAKKASAFGVELELINADLHDVTYENAKLILSNYTLQFIRPLQREKLVKKIYDALQNNGIFIFSEKVISSNSTLNKQSIDEYYEFKKTQGYSEFEISQKREALENVLIPYTEEENKKMILDAGFSHCETIFKWVNFATFIAIKK from the coding sequence ATGGTAGATAAAGTATTTAAAAAATCAATTACAAAACAATTCGAATTTGATGAAGAAGTAGCATCAGTATTTGATGATATGTTAAACCGTTCAGTTCCTTTTTACAAAGAGATGCAAAGATTATCAATAAATTTTGCGTGCAATTTTTTAGAAGAAAATGATAAAGTTTATGATTTAGGCTGCTCAACTGCTTCAATGCTAATAGAACTAAGTAAACATTGTAAAAATAATTTAAAACTAATAGGTATCGATAATTCAAGTGCAATGTTAGATAACGCAGCTAAAAAAGCAAGTGCTTTTGGAGTTGAATTAGAACTTATAAATGCTGATTTACACGATGTAACTTACGAAAATGCAAAACTTATACTTTCAAACTATACTTTACAATTTATTAGACCTTTACAAAGAGAAAAGCTAGTTAAAAAAATATATGATGCATTACAAAATAATGGAATTTTTATTTTTAGTGAAAAAGTTATCTCTTCAAATTCAACACTAAATAAACAAAGTATTGATGAATATTATGAATTTAAAAAAACGCAAGGTTACTCAGAATTTGAGATTTCTCAAAAAAGAGAAGCTTTGGAAAATGTATTAATACCATACACAGAAGAAGAGAATAAAAAAATGATATTAGATGCTGGATTTAGCCATTGTGAAACTATTTTCAAATGGGTAAATTTTGCAACATTTATAGCAATAAAAAAATAG
- a CDS encoding YigZ family protein: protein MKFVQKEFSCTFEEKKSKFIAYLMPHHLFDEVMKKVKAEHPKARHYVYAYRYLNEFEQIVENSSDDGEPKGTSGKPSLAVMAGAEIINSAVIIVRYFGGIKLGTGGLVRAYGDSVNEVIKIAEFKEYQKLITKTLVCDYAELSQLEYLLNQENINIKSKEFSTQINLLIELTSEQFIILESKLSRSIKIL from the coding sequence ATGAAGTTTGTTCAAAAAGAGTTTAGCTGTACTTTCGAAGAGAAGAAATCAAAATTTATAGCTTATTTAATGCCTCATCATTTGTTTGATGAAGTGATGAAAAAAGTAAAAGCTGAACATCCAAAAGCAAGGCATTATGTTTATGCCTATAGATATTTAAATGAGTTTGAACAAATAGTTGAAAATAGTAGTGATGATGGAGAACCAAAAGGAACAAGTGGGAAACCAAGTTTGGCAGTAATGGCAGGAGCTGAAATAATAAATAGTGCAGTTATCATCGTGCGATATTTTGGTGGAATAAAACTAGGAACGGGCGGATTAGTTCGAGCTTATGGGGATAGTGTAAACGAAGTTATAAAAATAGCTGAGTTTAAAGAGTATCAAAAATTAATAACAAAAACTTTAGTTTGTGATTATGCTGAGCTTTCACAACTTGAGTATCTTTTAAATCAAGAAAATATAAATATAAAATCAAAAGAGTTTTCAACTCAAATAAATCTTTTAATTGAACTCACATCAGAACAATTTATTATCCTAGAATCAAAACTTTCAAGAAGTATAAAAATTTTATAA
- the bcp gene encoding thioredoxin-dependent thiol peroxidase, producing MLKIGDTAPSFCAANQDDVEICSRDLAGKWIVLYFYPKDLTPGCTTQACDFTDKHSFFDDLDAVILGVSADDTEKHRKFIDKYDLTITLLSDSSKKMCEDFGVWQLKQFMGKEFMGVVRTTFIINPEGKIAAIWDKVSVRKKKSVKGEKIEILHVDEVRAKLQELQSK from the coding sequence ATGTTAAAAATAGGAGATACAGCACCTAGTTTTTGCGCTGCAAATCAAGATGATGTTGAAATTTGCTCAAGAGACTTAGCTGGAAAATGGATAGTTTTATATTTTTATCCAAAAGATCTAACACCAGGTTGTACAACTCAAGCTTGTGATTTTACAGATAAACACTCGTTTTTTGATGACTTAGATGCTGTTATTTTAGGTGTTAGTGCAGATGATACTGAAAAACATAGAAAATTTATCGATAAATATGATTTAACAATAACTCTTTTATCAGATTCAAGTAAAAAAATGTGCGAAGATTTTGGAGTTTGGCAATTAAAACAATTTATGGGAAAAGAGTTTATGGGAGTTGTTAGAACTACATTTATTATAAATCCTGAAGGAAAAATTGCAGCTATTTGGGATAAAGTTAGTGTTAGAAAGAAAAAAAGTGTAAAAGGCGAAAAAATAGAAATTTTACATGTTGATGAAGTTAGAGCTAAACTTCAAGAATTACAATCAAAATAA
- the tlyA gene encoding 23S rRNA (cytidine-2'-O)-methyltransferase TlyA: MRLDLYLTQTFNIQSRNKALELIKSDKVKIDGAITSKPSFNVEQNHKIEILEDDFYVSRAAYKLKYFLQELKHFDLKNKNTLDIGSSTGGFTQVLLENEVISVTCVDVGSNQLHERIKHNPKITFFENTDIRNFQSENIFEIVTCDVSFISILNILNDINRLASKDIIILFKPQFEVGTNVKRDKKGVVKDKNAILKARQKFVDSTLALNWNLKYSSMSKLQGKDGNEEELFYFSK; encoded by the coding sequence ATGAGATTAGATTTATATTTAACACAAACCTTTAATATTCAAAGCCGTAACAAAGCCCTTGAACTAATAAAATCAGATAAAGTTAAAATTGATGGTGCAATTACATCAAAACCATCTTTTAATGTTGAGCAAAATCATAAAATTGAAATTTTAGAAGATGATTTTTATGTATCACGAGCTGCTTATAAACTAAAATACTTTTTACAAGAACTAAAACATTTTGATTTAAAAAACAAAAATACCCTTGATATTGGAAGTAGTACTGGTGGATTTACACAAGTTTTACTTGAAAATGAAGTAATAAGCGTAACTTGTGTAGATGTTGGTTCAAACCAACTTCACGAAAGAATCAAACATAATCCTAAAATCACTTTTTTTGAAAATACAGATATTAGAAACTTTCAAAGTGAAAATATATTTGAAATCGTAACTTGTGATGTTTCATTTATCTCTATTTTAAATATCTTAAATGATATAAATCGTTTAGCTTCGAAAGATATAATTATTTTATTTAAACCTCAGTTTGAAGTTGGAACAAATGTAAAAAGAGATAAAAAAGGTGTGGTAAAAGATAAAAATGCCATTTTAAAAGCAAGACAAAAATTTGTAGATTCGACACTTGCATTAAACTGGAATCTAAAATATTCAAGCATGAGTAAACTACAAGGGAAAGATGGAAATGAAGAAGAGCTCTTCTATTTTAGTAAATAA